The bacterium HR17 DNA window GCAAGTGGGGGGTCGGATGGAAGCCGCTGCCCGGCGACATCGTGGTGCGCCGGGACAACTTCACCTTTTACGCACCGATCGCCACCAGCCTACTGATCAGCCTCGTCCTGAGCGCTGTGCTGACCCTGCTGGCATGGCTGTGGCGGCGATGAGCCAGCGCCGAGGTGAAAGCAATATGCGGCTGGAAGAGTTGGACTACGAACTGCCCCCAGAACTGATTGCCCAAGAGCCGATAGAGCCCCGCGACCACGCCCGGCTGATGGTGCTGAACCGGCACACGGGTGCCATTGCCCACCGACGGTTTTACGAGTTGGGCGATTACCTGCAGCCGGGCGATGTGCTGGTCATTAACGACACGAAAGTCATTCGGGCGCGGTTGCGGGGCAAGCGAGCCGACACAGGCGGACAAGTGGAAGTGCTTTTGCTACGCCCTGACGACCACGACGACTATGTGTGGCGGGTGTTGATCAAGCCGGGGCGACGGGCGCGAACAAGGGGGCAGTTCGTGTTTGGGTGTGCCCCGTTGCAGGTCACCGCGAGCGTGGAAGAGCGGCTGCCCGATGGCTCTTTCGCAGTGCGGTTTGACCGCCCGCGGGGCGAACTGTTGCAAGCGTTGGACACCATTGGCGAAGTGCCGCTGCCGCCTTATATCAAAACGCCGTTGACCGATGACCGCCCCTATCAGACAGTTTACGCGCGCGAGCCCGGCTCCGTCGCGGCACCGACAGCCGGGCTACATTTCACCGAACGGTTGTTGGCGGAGTTGCAAGCCCGCGGGGTGCAAATCGCCCGCATCACTCTCCATGTCGGTTGGTCAACATTCAAACCCGTCACCAGCGAAATCGTGGAGCAGCACGACATCGGCGAAGAGTTTTACCGTGTCCCGCCCGAAGCCGCCGAAATTATCAACGCTGCGTGGCAACGGGGCAATAAGGTCGTCGCCGTCGGAACGACCGCGACGCGAACGCTGGAAACGGTGGCAGTGGATTTTCATCGCGTCGTGCCCGGCGAAGGTTGGACAAGTTTGTTCATCACGGTCGGGCATCCGTTCAAAGCCGTAGATGCGCTCGTCACCAATTTTCACTTGCCGCGTTCTTCCAACTTGCTGTTGGTGGCAGCGTTTTGTGGCGGGATGGCGTTGGTCCGCAAGGCGTATGAGGAGGCGGTGCGGGAACGCTATCGCTTTTACAGTTTCGGTGATGCGATGCTCATTCTCTGAGGGCGTGTGGCAAGGGGCGCAAGGAAGCCCATGTCGACCCAACTGGCGGCGCGACAACTGCCGGCTGAAACGCGGGCACCGTTGTCCCACCGCGTGGTGGTGATAGCGGCGGGGTTAACCGTCGCCTTCGCGCTGTTAGTGCCCTACAACGACCTTTACCTGCGCAACACACCTTTAGCGGGCAACTTGCTGCCCACCAACACGGTGTTGACGCTGCTGGTGTTGGCAGTGGGGATCAACCCGCTGCTGCGGCGATGGGCACCGCGATGGGCTTTGTCGTCGGCGGAATTGGCAGGACTGTGGGCGCTGCTGCTCATCCCGTCGGGCATCCCGATGGCAGGGTTCTGGCGCTAC harbors:
- the queA gene encoding S-adenosylmethionine:tRNA ribosyltransferase-isomerase produces the protein MRLEELDYELPPELIAQEPIEPRDHARLMVLNRHTGAIAHRRFYELGDYLQPGDVLVINDTKVIRARLRGKRADTGGQVEVLLLRPDDHDDYVWRVLIKPGRRARTRGQFVFGCAPLQVTASVEERLPDGSFAVRFDRPRGELLQALDTIGEVPLPPYIKTPLTDDRPYQTVYAREPGSVAAPTAGLHFTERLLAELQARGVQIARITLHVGWSTFKPVTSEIVEQHDIGEEFYRVPPEAAEIINAAWQRGNKVVAVGTTATRTLETVAVDFHRVVPGEGWTSLFITVGHPFKAVDALVTNFHLPRSSNLLLVAAFCGGMALVRKAYEEAVRERYRFYSFGDAMLIL